One Panicum virgatum strain AP13 chromosome 9K, P.virgatum_v5, whole genome shotgun sequence genomic region harbors:
- the LOC120649303 gene encoding SCAR-like protein 1 isoform X2, with protein sequence MIRYQIRNEYGLSDPELYAAPGEEDDPEALLEGVAMAGLVGVLRQLGDLAEFAAEIFHDLHEDVMATASRGHGLMLRLQQLEAEFPAVEKALVSQTEHSNYPHDDGVSWHANLQLKQNMITQGDMPRFILDSYEECRGPPQLFTLDKFDVAGAGASLKRYSDPSFFKTESNMLEMDVSIENKPRRVKKAMRWRKGATLESLLIENSESHITPKDRTSRKVPPRTTKLKSRHPRSPDHKTVSRICREHLLEVISSQQKILSRYSGQQYHVKFRSTDSNEMENYSATVQSSGKLELNKIVPINESDTMETISAPTDGSSYLDLGDKQILREQNEPLEENGMVRDSGKLQDCPDFQVGERNHSSDSGDQERHILAGVPADQDANGCRPDDICSDQGNFIDALNNMDSEGEADPEIETEFDPSANVEQTELNCDSKEGEDALPVESPEVGPASSPGFNRSCFVGEPTCTDSPSDYAPPAVSATNGPSSGSQSGRQLNGVDWTKDEEPFDDEDLMDVSSSSTVASDNADLQTNEDLYGCQQHQEEAYQGDHVAVIHSSDKHSPKASSGLDGMVISSDDYTDKVYHSVEHGQDDASMVLSKPNDVSEDEDKLSFGIADDLFLHPTKPNQEEIQEMEKELEEGGSLDTDISTGILASWPDMDRVMCMNDVEMSKDSVTVPEEIDAGTAPTGLDHDDNHDNQDGIAPEHSGTHNNLPRESNNDEIAEDMHSLPDNGLPTPFNKDIAEDNQICVLGGACLTSLSTHKEDSVQASATARDFADVQEFAVVIEGVPSQEETEAHGGETLATESFVFSDDIEPVEISVLPAPSTSSLPDNSSPCVEQHALTGMKDIAEGGKVVVAEESTTSRFADDVVPPKEEFSDAALYTEKTEVLTTNSTEEASRHDLQVQSSSPLKEGLETVEATHRNLGEVDTSRECISKKSMFQTENIPLCEIEPTGEKCSERDGIQFLSSAHFPVKSDYQEELLEESSHNAEVLSLCDLYKDVAVSPKSNALEKQPEDVDQNFAWGMPDQDSSSTNPFMDPAYMMSHTQLYPSPSMTGQPCFPEEQVFPSELLIQHDRMGAAVDSLWEPATPPDEAPLPSEVMTEEDFRSFFHEYHEIDFSAGTESCHSEPASESNNISNAMISESDFPCSLSALPVKLDQEACVHSKFGSQCAECSSTMDIQGATSMTFSGKEDLKDEAPGVDSHLKSHASFSDNRSPELDILSVPVNLQQEQHLLSQVDSHSSPLSDKEKTDEECCFPSSNVIEVKQDLEVHTDLVPHSFINENVEELDVAVPVEPEVGVRALDEYSQDIPCCSTSKKNDSITLGKPVLVQGSEVCVLGEVGSPIVPSSSIDDIEDNLEASALRTSFRAEQESECCTSGEHDSQITLSPLLDEKIDELDGPSLSSTAIVDRESEVCVPSGLSSQITPCSSTEENIQELDQSPLSSSVLVDLESESNVSGDCDSEVTPCSLVIDKVDESKDVQPNLIFSEEHEQEAHASPELDFHVAPCSLNDGKIGEIEGPPGCNGQVGPEKESDCSTEFDSQTAPCSSNSPVLTDISALASTPVMETYQLSPGLPPAVQSQNDSYEDPQAQAPPPLPPLQWRLGRPRLGLLSGKSSMPEPARRIDPVLQTSSQDMDIRLGLPDRMDRSIEPVSSQVVKKDTHRSSLLDDNDQNVEFGRSSTNVVVTDVARAKHCWQFSEAAENIKQQGNVWSSSPGVDDHADAGVAPVITDDDSGATHEIALYSSNPVVPLPTDELQDPQLCILSSDSRENSGNGKSMGAAGDMESISIKGHDSENRCYQQPQYVELFSGTSDHEEHITNASEEGGKHQSSASEAISDTEKHSGPGTSLKERNSQESQHLEEQNMGSFEHDQLGGPLPSSESMAPQDYPHDESNLERENRHRPSTPGLLVAWPGDKSSFFSGLNEASFGHAEQPPVLGWTVGPQMIHPKYSISVEDSFEPNITDNHLIKKPISIKNIPRNPLVDAVAAHDRSSMRKVSELAPSTDKPKANERNLLLEQIRSKTFSLKPVAPAKPIAMGSAARANTRNLKVAAIIEKANAIRQAVGSDDEDADSWSDS encoded by the exons aTGATTCGGTACCAGATACGGAATGAGTACGGGCTGTCGGATCCGGAGCTGTACGCGGCGCCGGGGGAGGAGGATGACCCGGAGGCGCTCCTCGAGGGCGTCGCCATGGCCGGTCTCGTCGGCGTGCTCCGGCAGCTGGGGGATCTCGCCGA GTTTGCAGCAGAAATTTTTCATGACCTTCATGAAGATGTGATGGCCACTGCTTCTAGAGGACATGGTTTAATGCTCCGGTTGCAGCAGCTAGAGGCAGAATTTCCAGCAGTTGAGAAGGCACTTGTATCCCAGACTGAGCACTCAAATTATCCACATGATGATG GTGTCAGCTGGCATGCTAATCTTCAACTTAAACAGAATATGATCACGCAAGGAGACATGCCTCGCTTCATTTTGGATTCATATGAAGAATGCCGTGGCCCACCGCAGTTGTTCACGCTGGATAA GTTTGATGTTGCTGGTGCTGGAGCCTCCTTAAAACGATATTCAGACCCCTCTTTCTTCAAGACAGAATCCAACATGTTAGAAATGGATGTTTCAATTGAAAATAAGCCTCGTAGAGTTAAG AAGGCTATGCGTTGGAGGAAAGGGGCAACACTTGAATCATTACTCATTGAGAACTCTGA ATCTCACATTACCCCCAAGGATCGAACTTCTAGGAAAGTTCCACCTAGGACAACAAAGTTGAAATCCAGGCATCCGCGGAGCCCTGATCATAAAACTGTTAGCAGAATATGCAGGGAACATCTGCTAGAAGTAATTTCATCGCAGCAAAAAATTTTGTCCAGATATTCTGGACAGCAGTACCATGTGAAATTTAGGTCAACTGACTCAAATGAAATGGAGAATTATAGTGCTACTGTTCAGTCTTCTGGTAAACTGGAACTGAATAAAATTGTTCCAATAAACGAATCTGATACCATGGAGACTATATCTGCACCCACTGATGGATCATCTTACCTGGACCTAGGTGATAAACAAATTCTCAGGGAACAAAATGAACCTTTAGAAGAAAATGGCATGGTCCGTGACTCAGGAAAGCTGCAGGATTGTCCAGACTTCCAGGTTGGCGAACGTAATCACAGCTCGGATTCAGGAGATCAAGAGAGACACATATTAGCTGGGGTTCCTGCTGATCAAGATGCTAATGGCTGCAGACCTGATGACATTTGTAGTGATCAAGGTAACTTCATTGACGCTCTTAACAATATGGACTCAGAAGGTGAAGCAGATCCTGAAATAGAAACTGAATTTGATCCCAGTGCCAATGTTGAGCAGACTGAATTGAACTGTGACAGCAAGGAAGGCGAAGATGCATTGCCTGTGGAGTCTCCAGAAGTAGGTCCTGCATCCTCACCAGGGTTCAACCGTTCATGCTTTGTTGGAGAACCAACCTGTACGGACTCACCAAGTGATTATGCTCCTCCGGCAGTATCAGCCACTAATGGTCCAAGCTCTGGTTCACAATCTGGAAGACAATTGAATGGTGTTGATTGGACCAAAGATGAAGAGCCTTTTGATGATGAGGATCTAATGGATGTGAGCTCATCATCTACTGTAGCTTCCGACAATGCTGACTTACAAACCAATGAAGATCTCTATGGTTGTCAACAACACCAAGAGGAAGCTTATCAGGGTGATCATGTCGCTGTTATCCATAGTTCTGATAAACATTCACCCAAGGCATCTAGTGGTTTGGATG GTATGGTTATCAGCAGCGACGATTACACTGACAAAGTATATCATTCCGTGGAGCATGGCCAGGATGATGCTTCTATGGTATTGAGCAAACCTAATGATGTTTCAGAAGACGAAGACAAACTCAGTTTTGGGATTGCTGATGATTTGTTTCTCCACCCTACCAAACCCAATCAAGAGGAAATACAGGAGATGGAGAAAGAATTGGAAGAAGGTGGATCTCTAGATACAGATATATCAACTGGCATACTTGCATCATGGCCAGATATGGACCGTGTTATGTGCATGAATGATGTAGAGATGAGCAAGGATAGTGTTACAGTTCCTGAAGAAATTGATGCTGGTACTGCCCCAACAGGTTTGGATCATGATGACAACCATGATAATCAAGATG GAATTGCACCAGAACATTCAGGCACACACAATAATCTACCACGTGAATCAAATAATGATGAGATTGCTGAAGACATGCACTCTTTACCAGACAATGGTCTACCAACTCCTTTTAATAAGGATATTGCAGAGGATAATCAAATATGCGTGCTTGGAGGGGCTTGTCTGACTAGCCTCAGCACACACAAAGAGGATTCTGTGCAAGCATCTGCCACAGCCAGGGACTTCGCTGATGTTCAAGAGTTTGCAGTAGTAATTGAAGGCGTACCTTCTCAAGAGGAGACAGAAGCTCATGGAGGAGAGACGCTTGCAACCGAGTCCTTCGTGTTCAGTGATGATATAGAACCAGTGGAAATTAGTGTTCTTCCAGCCCCTAGTACTTCCTCTCTACCTGACAACAGCAGTCCATGTGTAGAACAACATGCATTGACAGGAATGAAAGACATTGCGGAGGGTGGCAAAGTTGTGGTTGCAGAAGAATCAACTACTAGCAGGTTTGCAGATGACGTGGTACCTCCCAAAGAGGAGTTCAGTGATGCTGCCTTATATACTGAAAAAACAGAGGTTCTCACCACAAATTCAACTGAAGAAGCCTCTAGACATGATCTGCAAGTACAATCTAGTTCTCCTTTAAAGGAAGGGTTGGAAACAGTAGAAGCTACCCACAGAAATCTTGGGGAAGTTGATACATCAAGAGAATGTATCTCTAAAAAGAGTATGTTTCAGACAGAAAATATCCCTCTTTGTGAAATAGAGCCAACAGGTGAAAAATGTAGCGAAAGGGATGGTATTCAGTTTCTTTCCTCAGCACATTTTCCAGTAAAATCTGATTATCAAGAGGAATTACTAGAGGAGTCCAGTCATAATGCTGAAGTCCTCTCTCTGTGTGATTTGTACAAGGATGTTGCAGTAAGTCCGAAAAGTAACGCACTGGAGAAACAACCAGAGGATGTTGATCAAAATTTTGCGTGGGGGATGCCTGATCAAGATTCTAGTAGTACAAACCCATTCATGGATCCAGCTTACATGATGAGCCACACTCAATTATATCCCTCTCCCAGTATGACTGGCCAACCGTGTTTCCCTGAAGAACAGGTTTTCCCTTCAGAACTTCTAATACAACATGACAGGATGGGAGCAGCTGTTGATTCCCTTTGGGAACCTGCAACTCCACCTGATGAAGCGCCGTTACCATCAGAAGTTATGACTGAAGAAGATTTCAGATCCTTCTTCCATGAGTATCATGAGATAGACTTTTCAGCTGGTACTGAAAGTTGTCACAGTGAACCAGCCTCAGAATCTAACAATATTTCAAATGCTATGATCAGTGAATCAGATTTTCCATGTTCTCTTTCTGCCTTGCCAGTGAAGTTAGACCAGGAAGCATGTGTTCATTCTAAGTTTGGTTCTCAGTGTGCTGAATGTTCATCTACTATGGATATACAAGGTGCTACATCAATGACATTTTCTGGAAAAGAAGATCTCAAGGATGAGGCACCAGGGGTAGATTCTCATTTAAAATCTCATGCGTCTTTCAGTGATAACAGAAGTCCTGAATTAGATATACTCTCTGTTCCAGTGAATTTACAACAGGAACAGCACCTGTTATCTCAAGTTGATTCTCATAGTTCTCCTTTGTCGGATAAAGAGAAGACTGATGAAGAATGCTGCTTTCCTTCAAGCAACGTTATTGAAGTGAAACAAGATCTGGAAGTTCATACTGATCTTGTTCCACATTCTTTTATTAATGAAAATGTAGAGGAGCTGGATGTTGCTGTCCCAGTGGAACCGGAGGTAGGAGTTCGTGCCCTGGATGAATATAGCCAGGATATTCCTTGTTGTTCAACTAGCAAGAAGAACGATAGCATTACTTTGGGGAAACCTGTTCTAGTCCAGGGATCAGAAGTTTGTGTGCTTGGCGAAGTTGGTTCTCCGATCGTTCCATCATCTTCAATTGATGATATTGAAGACAATTTAGAAGCCTCTGCTTTGAGGACTTCTTTTCGAGCAGAACAAGAGTCAGAGTGTTGCACATCAGGTGAACATGATTCTCAAATCACTCTATCCCCTTTGCTTGATGAGAAGATTGATGAACTGGATGGCCCTTCTTTGAGCAGTACAGCCATAGTGGATAGGGAATCAGAAGTTTGTGTTCCATCTGGACTTAGTTCTCAAATCACTCCATGTTCTTCAACTGAGGAAAATATACAAGAATTAGATCAGTCTCCTTTGAGCAGTTCTGTTTTAGTTGATCTTGAATCAGAAAGTAATGTCTCGGGGGACTGTGATTCTGAAGTTACTCCATGTTCCTTGGTTATAGACAAGGTTGATGAATCTAAAGATGTTCAACCAAATCTTATTTTCTCTGAGGAACATGAGCAGGAAGCTCATGCATCCCCTGAATTAGACTTTCATGTTGCTCCATGTTCCTTGAATGATGGTAAGATTGGTGAAATAGAAGGTCCTCCAGGATGCAATGGCCAGGTGGGACCAGAGAAGGAATCTGATTGCTCAACTGAATTTGATTCCCAAACTGCACCATGTTCTTCAAATTCACCAGTACTAACTGACATAAGTGCATTGGCTTCTACTCCTGTCATGGAAACATATCAATTGTCTCCTGGTCTGCCACCCGCTGTACAATCTCAAAATGATTCCTACGAAGATCCCCAAGCTCAAGcacctccccctctccctcctctccagTGGAGGCTTGGAAGGCCTCGTCTAGGGCTTCTGAGCGGAAAAAGCTCTATGCCTGAGCCTGCAAGGAGAATTGATCCCGTTTTGCAGACATCAAGCCAAGACATGGATATCAGGTTAGGTTTGCCCGATCGAATGGATAGATCGATAGAACCAGTATCCTCTCAAGTGGTCAAAAAAGATACACATCGGAGTTCTTTGTTAGATGATAATGATCAAAATGTAGAATTTGGAAGATCATCGACCAATGTTGTAGTAACTGATGTTGCAAGGGCTAAACACTGTTGGCAGTTCTCAGAAGCTGCAGAGAACATTAAACAACAGGGCAATGTTTGGTCATCGTCACCAGGAGTTGATGATCATGCGGATGCTGGGGTCGCACCAGTAATAACTGATGATGATTCTGGGGCGACACATGAAATAGCCTTATACTCATCAAACCCTGTGGTTCCATTACCTACAGATGAACTGCAGGACCCTCAACTGTGCATCTTATCTTCAGATTCTAGAGAAAATAGTGGGAATGGCAAGTCAATGGGTGCTGCTGGTGACATGGAAAGCATCTCAATAAAAGGACATGATTCTGAAAATAGGTGTTACCAGCAACCTCAGTATGTTGAATTGTTCTCAGGGACTTCAGACCATGAAGAGCATATTACAAATGCATCAGAGGAGGGtggaaaacatcagtctagtgcaagtgaggcaatttCAGACACTGAAAAACATTCTGGACCAGGCACATCGTTGAAGGAAAGGAATAGCCAGGAGAGTCAACATTTAGAGGAACAAAATATGGGTAGTTTTGAGCACGATCAGTTGGGAGGCCCATTGCCCAGTTCAGAATCAATGGCACCTCAAGATTATCCACATGATGAATCtaatttggagagagaaaatagaCACCGGCCTAGCACCCCAGGCCTATTAGTGGCATGGCCTGGTGATAAAAGTAGCTTCTTCAGTGGTCTCAACGAGGCTAGCTTTGGACATGCTGAGCAGCCACCTGTGTTGGGATGGACTGTTGGCCCTCAGATGATTCATCCTAAGTATAGTATATCAGTAGAAGACAGCTTCGAGCCAAATATCACCGATAATCATTTAATCAAGAAGCCTATTTCGATAAAAAACATCCCAAGGAATCCACTGGTTGATGCTGTTGCTGCTCATGATAGAAGCTCG ATGCGAAAGGTTTCAGAGCTTGCGCCATCAACTGACAAGCCGAAGGCCAATGAGAGAAACCTGTTGCTAGAACAGATAAGAAGCAAG ACCTTCAGCCTGAAACCAGTGGCTCCTGCTAAGCCAATAGCCATGGGATCTGCTGCTAGAGCCAATACTAGAAACTTGAAGGTGGCTGCAATCATAGAGAAGGCAAATGCCATCCGACAG GCAGTGGGAAGTGATGACGAAGACGCAGATAGTTGGAGTGACTCATAG